A genomic stretch from Alosa sapidissima isolate fAloSap1 chromosome 3, fAloSap1.pri, whole genome shotgun sequence includes:
- the LOC121704798 gene encoding alpha-tectorin-like isoform X3 yields MGFAICVCVLSAVMLMMGELSAAQGSQSVPLSPAFDPCHAYTVLDDEWRAANNTIHDNYNILRCDTQFSWQGWYRMFYRGTDAHMPEYCVRMNRCGAHAPLWLNGTHPRVGEGIVTRQVCGHWKWGSSNPDDCCKFANPPVRIKACPGNYYVYEFVRPFTCYLAYCTDVGDTDLNRIAPDPTLGPTPQPITGTTASLPAGVFYPFGAGDSYTSRSDDDSTYVGIAQSFHYFRQTLNQIYVNNNGFLTFDSGWRGWSPYQFPAYAHRNIIAPFWTDIDNTRRGYISYQQYTSGSVLQQATTDINQYFPGLSFSASWVFVATWDKVEYYEKSGTETSFQVVLISGGQRSFALMNYGAIASTRHLVQAGYDTINSEHHFSIPGSFKSNITNLRHTSNVNRPGRWAFRIDDGPQGCQYNGLPVQVGDSFWRDATCQQRCTCVSGGLLQCQQQPCSYSQACRPAPFQYSCQNIQRGTCTISGDPHYYTFDGSVFHFQGTCTYVLSEACGNGLPYYRIEGKNEHRGSTHVSWTRLVRVWVYDEEIELVKGNQYQAMVNGSFVTTPFTLRHGSIRVYQSGFSVAVSTDFGLLVTYDANHYVRISVPYEYQNATCGLCGNFNFQPNDDFRTRGGQLVSSDVEFANSWKAEGDTDPGCQDVRCAGLACASCTHSQRTLYGNTAHCGILSNSVGPFASCHSRLSSQTFIENCVYDLCVGDGYQPILCQALNVYAAQCQQEGIQLGQWRSQGFCEIPCPANSHFESQGTGCPATCSNPNAPQNCPLPSQESCICNAGYVRSGGECVRQSDCGCTFEGRYYTAGETVVLDQDCGRRCNCTQGSMICQAHSCSELEVCGVHGGVRGCRPVSFSTCWVESFGSYRTFDGQTFHYPGACSLTLARVRGQSELPHFQVTVEKVPTGPRDFDRHLKFEAEDTQVSVEMGEGATTKVDGQTVGLPFSVSPGHISIYHSSVKGVVIETNFGVLVRADWPNVIRITAPGNYNGTLGGLCGNLNGDLRDDFLSPTGIPLNDSQQFGDSWRDGSLSAHCVEPQVWEPGHYQNTSQFRELCGIMGWGHGPFGQCQASLDPWSRIEDCVQTLVRTQGAREGLCEALRGYALLCQQSGITVGEWRNITNCEATCPSNSHYELCGTSCPASCPSLSFPFLCTQQCQEGCQCNDGFLLSGDRCVPPTGCGCHHGGHYRQSGERYWYGEECQFLCQCNGITGQSHCTTSSCSAQESCRIVEGQYGCHPKPEATCSASGDPHYTSFDRRTFDFQGTCRYVLASVCNGTQGLPHFQVEARNEAWNGLQVSITVAVYVNVSGHLVYISKYNQGTVQVNGETRNLPIVLDQGRVSVYANGLHTFVKTDFGLTVSYDGQWVLDITVPSNYSGATCGLCGNFNGFQGDDFTVHNGSSGSVALSVSEFGDYWKVDDGIPCTGGCGNSCPVCRDDWRARAMCELLRASNGPLSFCHSHVDPQPFFNDCVFDVCLSGDRSEVLCRAMEAYVSACQEKNVIVYPWRQNSTCQMECPENSHYDLCGTECGHTCASSIDASCDRTCAEGCFCNDGFVRSGGRCVPVEQCGCLYDGFYFDIGEQFWTQDCSQRCECFAPNDLRCIQSSCPPSQECSVKDGRRGCYGHLSACTVWGDPHYFTFDGAVAHFQGTCAYEITHTCGNMSDDALTFRIVAANSHRGNLIVSFVSTVDVWLSQGGVQSHISIGQNRRVKIDGQDNNANSIHIGSLAQLTRESGFVVVNASGELVVQFDGRSRLLVRLSPDYHQSVCGMCGNHNGNPADDKVLPNGTLAQTDREFGESWKSDASSPGCGASDRIGDDTCVFEAEYTDLCSIITNSSGPFQQCNLHVDPQAYFTSCVYDLCAYTPANGMLCSAVEAYETACNVLGLQTPEWRSALHCSAVDPCEELDCTEEEWCGQKDGVYGCFCNEDHPRPQPECYDSVEFCSSSTGTMSLSRCQLFEAGFSSDTLRLNDPSCNGTLQDGRVEFLFDNDNHVCGTSLRSNSTHFIYENSIHGEANSASGPISRERRINLLFCCVYPLTQTLSMNIEINPLESRITKKLPGGEGSYHVRMIPYEDAGFSHAFSGRVNVAVNQQIYVAVQVDGVDSRQIAMVIDSCWATPVNQPNYHIRWDLIRNRCANPNDNTVELVENGVSTTGRFSFRMFTFNANSSKVYLHCSIHLCLVANNDCTAHCYPGYHQRHRRSVDFHDSASISLGPLVLANGNEEGRNMFVPQPVRVSKASGLTASLMVLLLSVLPLKALLI; encoded by the exons GTTCACAAAGTGTACCCCTGAGTCCTGCATTTGATCCTTGTCATGCCTACACGGTGCTGGATGACGAATGGAGGGCTGCTAACAATACAATCCACGATAACTACAACATCTTAAGGTGTGATACTCAGTTCAGCTGGCAAGGCTGGTATCGCATGTTTTACAGGGGAACTGATGCCCATATGCCAGAGTATTGTGTGAGAATGAACCGCTGTGGAGCCCATGCTCCTTTGTGGCTAAATGGAACGCACCCTCGAGTGGGAGAGGGTATTGTGACACGGCAGGTCTGTGGGCACTGGAAGTGGGGATCATCCAATCCAGATGACTGCTGTAAATTCGCCAACCCACCTGTTCGAATCAAAGCGTGCCCTGGAAATTACTATGTGTATGAATTTGTTAGACCATTCACCTGCTACCTGGCCTACTGCACAG ATGTTGGTGATACTGATTTAAACAGGATAGCCCCAGATCCAACATTAGGACCAACCCCCCAACCCATCACTGGCACGACAGCAAGCCTCCCTGCAG GTGTTTTTTACCCATTTGGAGCAGGGGATTCATATACCAGTCGTTCCGATGATGACTCTACATATGTTGGCATAGCACAATCATTCCACTATTTCAGGCAGACATTAAACCAGATATAT GTCAATAACAACGGATTTCTCACTTTTGATTCTGGATGGCGAGGATGGAGTCCATACCAATTTCCTGCTTATGCACACCGCAACATCATTGCCCCATTCTGGACAGACATCGACAACACCCGCAGAGGCTACATATCCTACCAGCAGTACACCAGTGGCAGTGTTCTTCAGCAAGCCACTACAGACATTAACCAGTATTTCCCTGGGTTGAGCTTCTCAGCTTCCTGGGTCTTTGTTGCAACATGGGACAAAGTGGAATATTATGAGAAGTCAGGAACA GAAACCTCATTCCAAGTGGTCCTTATCTCAGGAGGTCAACGTTCATTTGCTCTGATGAATTATGGTGCCATTGCTTCAACGCGCCATCTAGTTCAG GCTGGCTATGACACCATCAACTCAGAACATCATTTCTCAATCCCTGGGTCCTTCAAGAGCAACATCACCAATCTAAGACACACTAGCAATGTCAACAGGCCAGGCCGCTGGGCCTTCCGTATTGATGATGGACCACAAGGCTGCCAATACAATG GTTTACCTGTGCAGGTAGGGGACTCTTTCTGGAGAGATGCCACCTGTCAGCAGAGATGCACCTGCGTCAGTGGAGGCCTCCTCCAGTGCCAGCAGCAGCCCTGCAGCTACTCCCAGGCGTGTCGTCCAGCACCCTTCCAGTACTCCTGCCAGAATATTCAGCGCGGCACCTGCACCATCTCTGGAGACCCCCACTACTACACCTTTGACGGGAGTGTCTTTCACTTCCAGGGAACCTGCACATACGTCCTGTCAGAG GCTTGTGGCAATGGACTGCCGTACTACCGGATTGAAGGGAAGAATGAACATCGGGGCAGCACACATGTGTCTTGGACTCGTCTTGTAAGAGTGTGGGTTTATGATGAGGAAATTGAACTTGTCAAAGGCAATCAGTACCAAGCAATG GTGAATGGTAGCTTTGTAACGACCCCATTTACCCTCCGACACGGGTCCATCCGAGTCTACCAATCAGGTTTCTCTGTGGCTGTCAGTACAGATTTTGGCCTGCTGGTCACCTACGATGCCAATCACTATGTCAGAATCTCAGTACCCTATGAGTACCAGAATGCAACCTGTGGCCTGTGTGGCAACTTCAACTTCCAACCTAACGATGACTTCCGAACCCGCGGTGGGCAGCTTGTGAGCTCAGACGTGGAGTTTGCTAACAGCTGGAAGGCAGAAGGGGACACTGACCCTGGCTGCCAGGACGTGCGATGTGCAGGACTTGCTTGTGCTTCCTGTACCCATAGCCAAAGGACTCTTTATGGAAACACAGCCCACTGTGGTATCTTAAGCAACAGTGTCGGTCCATTTGCCTCCTGTCACTCAAGGCTGTCTTCACAGACCTTTATAGAAAACTGCGTATATGATCTTTGTGTGGGCGATGGCTACCAGCCCATTCTCTGCCAAGCACTGAATGTGTACGCTGCCCAGTGCCAACAAGAGGGCATCCAGTTGGGCCAGTGGAGAAGCCAGGGATTCTGTG AAATCCCCTGTCCAGCCAACAGTCACTTTGAGTCTCAAGGAACTGGATGCCCTGCAACCTGCAGCAACCCCAACGCCCCCCAGAATTGCCCTCTGCCCAGCCAGGAGAGCTGCATCTGCAATGCTGGCTATGTCCGAAGCGGTGGGGAGTGCGTTCGGCAGAGTGACTGTGGCTGCACCTTTGAGGGGCGGTACTACACAGCTGGGGAGACAGTGGTGCTAGACCAGGACTGTGGGAGACGTTGCAACTGTACTCAAGGGTCAATGATCTGCCAGGCACACAGCTGCAGTGAGCTTGAGGTGTGTGGGGTCCACGGTGGGGTGCGGGGCTGCAGACCTGTCAGCTTCTCCACCTGCTGGGTGGAGAGCTTTGGGTCCTACCGCACTTTTGATGGACAGACCTTCCACTACCCAGGTGCATGTAGTCTGACGCTGGCTAGGGTCAGGGGACAATCTGAATTACCTCACTTTCAAGTAACTGTTGAGAAAGTTCCCACAGGCCCAAGAGATTTTGACAGACATCTGAAGTTTGAAGCAGAAGATACACAAGTCTCGGTGGAGATGGGAGAGGGAGCCACAACTAAG GTGGATGGGCAAACAGTGGGCCTTCCGTTCAGCGTCAGCCCCGGTCATATTAGCATCTACCACAGCAGTGTAAAGGGTGTTGTCATAGAGACCAACTTTGGAGTGCTGGTGAGAGCTGACTGGCCAAACGTCATCCGCATCACCGCTCCAGGCAACTACAACGGCACTCTGGGAGGCCTGTGTGGAAATCTGAATGGAGACCTTCGTGATGACTTCCTCTCCCCCACTGGAATTCCCCTCAACGACTCTCAGCAGTTTGGGGACAGCTGGAGAGATGGCTCCCTGTCAGCACACTGTGTAGAACCTCAGGTATGGGAACCTGGACACTACCAGAACACCAGCCAGTTCAGGGAGCTCTGTGGCATTATGGGATGGGGACATGGGCCTTTTGGCCAGTGCCAAGCAAGTCTTGACCCCTGGAGCCGAATTGAAGACTGTGTCCAGACTCTAGTGAGGACGCAAGGTGCTCGAGAGGGACTGTGTGAGGCACTGCGTGGCTACGCCCTGCTTTGCCAACAGAGTGGCATCACAGTAGGGGAATGGAGGAACATCACTAACTGTG AGGCAACTTGCCCATCTAACAGCCATTATGAGCTATGTGGTACGTCCTGCCCAGCTTCCTGCCCAAGCCTGTCTTTCCCCTTCTTGTGTACCCAGCAGTGCCAGGAGGGGTGCCAGTGTAATGACGGGTTCCTCCTGAGTGGGGATCGCTGTGTGCCACCCACAGGTTGTGGCTGCCACCACGGTGGGCATTACAGACAGAGTGGAGAGCGCTACTGGTACGGCGAGGAGTGCCAGTTCCTGTGCCAGTGTAATGGCATTACTGGGCAGTCGCATTGCACCACCTCTTCTTGTAGTGCTCAGGAGTCTTGTCGAATTGTGGAAGGACAGTATGGCTGCCATCCCAAACCTGAGGCCACCTGCTCGGCCTCTGGAGACCCACACTACACCTCCTTTGACAGACGCACCTTTGACTTCCAGGGCACTTGTCGTTACGTCCTGGCATCAGTGTGCAATGGAACACAAGGCCTACCTCACTTTCAGGTGGAGGCCAGGAATGAGGCATGGAATGGTCTGCAGGTCTCCATCACTGTGGCTGTTTATGTCAATGTGTCTGGACATCTCGTGTACATCTCAAAATACAACCAGGGAACCGTGCAG GTGAATGGCGAGACAAGAAACTTGCCGATCGTTCTTGATCAGGGAAGAGTGTCAGTGTATGCCAACGGGCTTCACACATTTGTGAAAACAGACTTTGGTCTAACTGTCAGTTATGACGGCCAGTGGGTGTTGGACATCACAGTACCATCCAACTACAGTGGAGCTACATGCGGCTTGTGTGGCAACTTCAACGGTTTCCAGGGTGATGACTTTACGGTCCATAACGGCAGTTCAGGCTCTGTTGCCCTCTCTGTTTCTGAGTTTGGAGACTACTGGAAGGTTGATGACGGCATTCCCTGTACTGGAGGATGTGGAAACTCCTGCCCAGTGTGTCGAGATGACTGGAGAGCCCGTGCCATGTGTGAGCTACTCAGAGCTAGCAATGGACCACTGAGCTTCTGCCATTCCCATGTGGACCCCCAGCCATTCTTCAACGACTGTGTCTTTGACGTGTGCTTGTCTGGTGACAGAAGCGAAGTCCTCTGCCGTGCAATGGAAGCATATGTCAGCGCATGCCAAGAGAAAAATGTCATTGTCTACCCCTGGAGACAAAACTCCACCTGCC AAATGGAGTGTCCAGAAAACAGCCACTACGATCTGTGTGGCACAGAGTGTGGGCACACCTGTGCCAGCAGCATTGATGCCAGCTGTGACAGGACGTGTGCTGAGGGCTGTTTCTGCAATGATGGATTTGTGAGGAGCGGGGGGCGCTGTGTGCCTGTGGAGCAGTGTGGCTGTCTTTATGATGGCTTCTACTTTGAT ATCGGAGAACAGTTCTGGACACAGGACTGTTCACAGCGCTGTGAGTGTTTTGCCCCCAATGACCTTCGCTGTATCCAGTCCTCTTGCCCTCCAAGTCAGGAATGCTCTGTCAAAGATGGCCGCCGGGGTTGCTATGGGCACCTGTCAGCCTGCACGGTCTGGGGAGACCCCCACTACTTCACCTTTGATGGGGCTGTGGCTCACTTTCAG GGCACCTGTGCTTATGAGATTACCCACACCTGTGGCAACATGAGTGATGATGCCTTGACCTTCCGCATAGTAGCCGCTAACAGTCACCGTGGCAACTtaattgtgtcttttgtgtccACTGTGGATGTGTGGCTCTCTCAGGGAGGAGTTCAAAGCCACATCAGCATTGGACAGAACAGGAGAGTCAAG ATTGATGGCCAAGATAACAATGCAAACAGCATTCACATTGGCTCCCTGGCACAGTTGACTCGTGAGTCTGGATTTGTGGTTGTGAATGCCTCAGGGGAGTTGGTGGTCCAGTTTGATGGTCGTAGTAGACTTCTAGTCAGACTGAGTCCAGATTATCACCAATctgtgtgtggaatgtgtggCAATCACAATGGCAACCCAGCAGACGACAAAGTTCTGCCCAATGGCACTCTGGCCCAGACTGACAGGGAATTCGGTGAAAGTTGGAAATCAGATGCAAGCAGTCCTGG ATGTGGAGCCAGTGACCGAATTGGTGACGACACGTGTGTATTTGAAGCAGAATACACAGATCTGTGCAGCATCATCACCAACAGCAGTGGCCCATTCCAGCAGTGCAACCTGCATGTTGACCCACAGGCGtacttcacttcctgtgtgtACGATCTCTGTGCCTACACACCAGCCAATGGCATGCTGTGCTCAGCAGTGGAGGCCTATGAGACAGCTTGCAATGTGCTGGGGCTCCAAACACCAGAATGGCGTTCTGCACTGCATTGCT CTGCAGTTGACCCTTGTGAAGAGCTGGACTGCACTGAGGAGGAGTGGTGTGGCCAAAAAGATGGAGTCTACGGCTGCTTCTGCAATGAGGATCACCCGAGACCTCAACCTGAGTGCTATG actctgTTGAGTTCTGTTCCAGCAGCACAGGCACCATGTCTTTGTCTCGCTGCCAGCTGTTTGAGGCAGGCTTCTCGTCTGACACCCTCCGCCTCAACGACCCCAGCTGCAACGGCACACTCCAAGATGGCAGAGTGGAGTTCCTCTTCGACAATGACAACCACGTTTGTGGAACCTCGCTAAGG AGCAACAGCACCCACTTCATCTATGAGAACTCCATCCATGGGGAGGCCAACTCAGCCAGCGGTCCCATCAGCAGAGAGAGACGGATAAACCTGCTCTTTTGCTGTGTCTACCCCCTCACACAGACCCTCTCCATGAATATAGAAATCAACCCACTGGAGAG CCGTATTACTAAGAAGCTACCAGGAGGGGAAGGAAGCTACCATGTCCGTATGATTCCCTATGAAGATGCAGGATTCTCCCATGCGTTCTCTGGGAGGGTGAATGTGGCGGTGAATCAGCAGATCTATGTGGCTGTCCAAGTGGACGGAGTCGATAGCCGTCAGATTGCCATGGTGATCGACTCCTGCTGGGCCACTCCAGTCAATCAGCCAAACTACCACATCCGATGGGACCTCATCAGAAACAG GTGTGCTAACCCCAATGACAATACAGTGGAGCTGGTGGAGAATGGGGTCAGTACAACAGGCCGATTCTCCTTCAGGATGTTCACCTTCAATGCAAACTCCTCCAAGGTTTACCTGCACTGCAGCATCCACCTGTGCTTGGTGGCAAACAATGACTGCACAGCC CACTGTTACCCAGGTTACCATCAGAGGCATCGACGTTCTGTTGATTTCCATGACAGCGCCTCCATCTCACTGGGGCCTCTGGTTTTGGCCAATGGCAATGAAG AGGGAAGAAACATGTTTGTCCCACAGCCTGTGAGGGTGTCTAAGGCCTCGGGTCTGACTGCATCTCTGATGGTCCTgctcctctctgttctccctCTCAAGGCTCTGCTCatctaa